One genomic region from Bubalus bubalis isolate 160015118507 breed Murrah chromosome 24, NDDB_SH_1, whole genome shotgun sequence encodes:
- the FBXO24 gene encoding F-box only protein 24, producing MGEKKAPPPPFAKEEAGELELFETEIKECERTALGRLQAVARVEVNVCKLDFCEGWGPPDNLESEPTSGFLGAGDTQLNSWRKAGTRARELSTGGQGARRDEGRSREGAVRMVRRSRSRKLQKLTGLCRREEGLRIKRSCPSCGPSEPGGEEKKGRGNPVSVQLFPPELVEHIISFLPVRDVVALGQTCHYFHQVCDAESMWRRICHRLSPRLREQGSGVRPWKRAAVLNYTKGLYFQAFGGRRRCLSKSVAPQLAHGYRRFLPTKDHVFILDYAGTLFFLKNALVSSTLGQIQWKRACRYVVLCRGAKDFASDPRCDTVYRKYLYVLATREQPGVVGTTSSRACDCVEVYLQSSGQRVFKMTFHHSMSFKQIVLVGQETQRALLLLTEEGKIYSLVVNETQLDQPRSYTVQLALRKVSRCLPHLRVACMASNQSSTLYITDQGGVYFEVHTPGVYRDLFGTLQAFDPLDQQMPLALSLPAKILFCALGYNHLGLVDEFGRIFMQGNNRYGQLGTGDKMDRGEPTQVHYLQRPIALWCGLNHSLVLSQGSDFSKELLGCGCGAGGRLPGWPKGSASFVKLHIKVPLCACSLCSTRECLYMLSSHDIEHHPAYRDLPASKAVGTPEPSLGAGAPQDPGGVAWACEEYLSQIHNCPTLQDRMEKMKEIVGWMPLMAAQKDFFWEALDMLQRAAGGAGQGPPPPES from the exons ATGGGCGAGAAgaaggccccccccccccccttcgcTAAGGAGGAGGCGGGTGAACTGGAACTTTTTGAGACTGAGATAAAAGAATGCGAGCGCACCGCGCTCGGCCGGCTCCAAGCGGTTGCAAGGGTAGAAGTTAATGTGTGCAAGTTGGATTT CTGCGAAGGCTGGGGGCCCCCCGACAATCTGGAGTCCGAGCCGACCAGTGGCTTCCTAGGGGCTGGAGATACCCAGCTCAACTCCTGGAGAAAGG CAGGGACGAGGGCCAGGGAGCTGAGTACGGGGGGCCAAGGGGCCCGGAGAGAtgagggcaggagcagggagggggcagtCAGGATGGTGAGGAGAAGCCGGAGCCGGAAGCTGCAAAAATTGACCGGGCTGTGCAGACGGGAGGAGGGGCTCAGG ATAAAGCGGAGCTGCCCTTCATGTGGCCCTTCAGAACCTGGGGGTGAAGAGAAGAAGGGACGAGGAAACCCTGTTTCTGTTCAGTTGTTCCCCCCAGAGCTG gTGGAGCACATCATCTCATTCCTCCCAGTCAGAGATGTGGTCGCTCTCGGCCAGACCTGCCACTACTTCCACCAAGTGTGCGACGCCGAGAGCATGTGGAGACGCATCTGTCACCGGCTCAGTCCTCGCCTTCGAGAGCAGGGTTCTGGGGTCCGACCCTGGAAGAGAGCTGCCGTTCTGAACT ACACAAAGGGCCTGTATTTCCAGGCATTTGGGGGCCGCCGCCGCTGTCTCAGCAAGAGTGTAGCTCCCCAGCTAGCCCATGGCTACCGCCGCTTCCTGCCCACCAAGGACCATGTCTTCATTCTTGACTACGCGGGGACCCTCTTCTTCCTCAAAAATGCCCTGGTCTCCTCTACCCTTGGCCAGATCCAGTGGAAGCGGGCCTGCCGCTACGTTGTGTTGTGTCGTGGAGCCAAGGAC TTTGCCTCCGACCCGAGATGTGACACAGTTTACCGCAAATACCTCTACGTTTTGGCCACTCGGGAGCAGCCGGGAGTGGTGGGCACGACCAGCAGCCGGGCCTGCGACTGTGTCGAGGTGTACCTGCAGTCCAGCGGGCAGCGGGTCTTCAAGATGACCTTCCACCACTCCATGAGCTTCAAGCAGATTGTGCTGGTTGGTCAGGAGACGCAGCGGGCCTTGCTGCTCCTCACAG AGGAAGGAAAGATCTACTCTTTGGTCGTGAATGAGACCCAGCTGGATCAACCACGCTCCTACACGGTTCAGCTGGCCCTGAGAAAGGTGTCCCGTTGCCTTCCTCACCTGCGTGTGGCCTGCATGGCTTCCAACCAGAGCAGTACTCTCTACATCACAG ACCAGGGGGGAGTGTATTTTGAGGTGCATACCCCAGGGGTGTATCGTGATCTCTTTGGGACCCTTCAAGCCTTTGACCCCCTGGACCAGCAGATGCCGCTTGCACTCTCACTGCCTGCCAAG ATCCTATTCTGTGCTCTTGGCTACAATCACCTTGGCCTGGTGGATGAATTTGGCCGAATCTTTATGCAGGGAAATAATAGATATGGGCAGCTGGGAACAGGGGACAAAATGGACAGAGGGGAACCCACACAG GTCCATTATCTCCAGCGCCCCATCGCCCTGTGGTGCGGCCTCAACCACTCCCTGGTGCTGAGCCAGGGCTCGGACTTCAGCAAGGAGCTGCTGGGTTGTGGCTGCGGGGCCGGAGGCCGCCTCCCCGGCTGGCCTAAGGGCAGCGCCTCTTTCGTCAAGCTCCACATCAAG GTCCCTTTGTGCGCCTGCTCTCTCTGCTCCACCAGAGAGTGCCTCTACATGCTGTCCAGCCACGACATTGAGCACCACCCAGCCTACCGGGACCTACCAGCCAGCAAGGCAGTGGGGACCCCTGAGCCCAGCCTGGGGGCTGGAGCACCCCAGGACCCTGGCGGGGTGGCCTGGGCCTGTGAGGAGTACCTCAGCCAGATCCACAACTGCCCCACACTGCAGGACCGCATGGAGAAGATGAAGGAGATCGTGGGCTGGATGCCCTTGATGGCGGCACAGAAGGATTTCTTTTGGGAGGCGCTGGATATGCTGCAGAGGGCTGCTGGAGGGGCTGGCCaaggccccccaccccctgaaAGCTGA
- the PCOLCE gene encoding procollagen C-endopeptidase enhancer 1 isoform X1: MLPAATASLLGALLTAWALLLPFTHGQTPNYTRPVFLCGGDVTGESGYVASEGFPNLYPPNKECIWTITVPKSQTVSLSFRVFDLEQHPSCRYDSLEIFAGSGTSGQQLGRFCGTFRPAPVVASGNQVTLRMRSDEGTGGRGFLLWYSGRATSGTGPPPGARRKWVTDPRVEWAAWGYWDEHQFCGGRLEKAQGTLTTPNWPESDYPPGISCSWHIIAPPDQVIALTFGKFDLEPDSYCRYDSVSVFNGPVSDDAKRLGKFCGDTVPGSITSEGNELLVQFVSDLSVTADGFSASYRTQPRGATEGVPGEVGSGPKPGAGPKVKPEVPPEEKSKAAPKAEATPVGPDAPSVTCPKQCRRTGTLQSHFCNSDLVVAGLIKSMVRGPGEGLTATVNVTGVYKTGGLDLPSPPTDTLLKFYVPCKQCPPMKKGISYLLMGQVDKNRGPILPPESFVVLHRPTQHQILTNLSRKCPSKPV, translated from the exons aTGCTGCCTGCTGCCACAGCCTCCCTCTTGGGGGCCCTCCTCACTGCCTGGGCTCTGCTGCTGCCTTTCACCCATGGCCAGACCCCCAACTACACCAG ACCCGTGTTCCTGTGCGGAGGGGATGTGACTGGGGAGTCGGGTTACGTGGCAAGTGAGGGTTTCCCCAACCTCTACCCTCCCAATAAGGAGTGCATCTGGACAATAACG GTCCCTAAGAGCCAGACTGTGTCCCTCTCCTTCCGAGTCTTTGACCTGGAGCAGCACCCCAGCTGCCGGTACGATTCTCTGGAGATCTTTGCCGGGTCTGGAACCTCGGGCCAGCAGCTCGGACGCTTCTGCGGGACCTTCCGACCCGCGCCCGTAGTCGCCTCCGGCAACCAGGTGACCCTGAGGATGAGATCTGACGAGGGCACGGGAGGACGAGGCTTCCTGCTCTGGTACAGCGGGCGGGCCACCTCCGGCACTG GGCCCCCCCCAGGCGCGAGGCGGAAATGGGTCACCGACCCGCGGGTGGAATGGGCGGCCTGGGGTTACTGGGACG agcaCCAATTTTGCGGGGGGCGGCTGGAGAAGGCCCAGGGAACCCTGACCACGCCCAACTGGCCCGAGTCCGATTACCCCCCTGGCATCAGCTGTTCCTGGCACATCATCGCGCCCCCGGACCAG GTGATCGCACTGACCTTCGGCAAGTTTGACCTGGAGCCCGACTCCTACTGCCGCTACGACTCTGTCAGCGTGTTCAACGGACCCGTGAGCGACGACGCCAAGCGGCTGGGAAAGTTCTGCGGCGACACAGTCCCGGG TTCCATCACCTCCGAAGGGAACGAGCTCCTCGTCCAGTTCGTCTCGGACCTCAGCGTCACGGCCGACGGCTTCTCGGCCTCCTACAGGACCCAGCCTCGGGGCGCCACCGAAGGAGTCCCAGGGGAGGTCGGCTCGGGCCCCAAGCCCGGAGCCGGGCCCAAAGTCAAGCCTGAAGTCCCACCTGAAGAGAAATCTAAAGCCGCGCCTAAGGCAGAAGCAACTCCGGTGGGCCCGG ATGCACCCAGTGTCACCTGCCCAAAGCAGTGCCGGAGGACAGGTACCCTGCAGAGCCATTTCTGTAACAGCGACCTGG TGGTGGCAGGACTGATTAAGTCCATGGTGCGGGGCCCAGGGGAGGGTCTCACAGCAACTGTCAATGTCACTGGTGTTTACAAAACCGGAGGCCTGGACCTGCCCTCTCCACCCACGGACACCCTCCTCAAGTTTTATGTGCCCTGCAAGCAGTGCCCCCCCATGAAGAAAG GAATCAGTTACCTGCTGATGGGCCAGGTGGACAAGAACAGAGGTCCCATCCTTCCTCCAGAGAGCTTCGTGGTTCTCCACCGGCCCACCCAGCACCAGATCCTCACCAACCTCAGCAGGAAGTGCCCCTCCAAGCCTGTTTAG
- the PCOLCE gene encoding procollagen C-endopeptidase enhancer 1 isoform X2, translating to MLPAATASLLGALLTAWALLLPFTHGQTPNYTRPVFLCGGDVTGESGYVASEGFPNLYPPNKECIWTITVPKSQTVSLSFRVFDLEQHPSCRYDSLEIFAGSGTSGQQLGRFCGTFRPAPVVASGNQVTLRMRSDEGTGGRGFLLWYSGRATSGTEHQFCGGRLEKAQGTLTTPNWPESDYPPGISCSWHIIAPPDQVIALTFGKFDLEPDSYCRYDSVSVFNGPVSDDAKRLGKFCGDTVPGSITSEGNELLVQFVSDLSVTADGFSASYRTQPRGATEGVPGEVGSGPKPGAGPKVKPEVPPEEKSKAAPKAEATPVGPDAPSVTCPKQCRRTGTLQSHFCNSDLVVAGLIKSMVRGPGEGLTATVNVTGVYKTGGLDLPSPPTDTLLKFYVPCKQCPPMKKGISYLLMGQVDKNRGPILPPESFVVLHRPTQHQILTNLSRKCPSKPV from the exons aTGCTGCCTGCTGCCACAGCCTCCCTCTTGGGGGCCCTCCTCACTGCCTGGGCTCTGCTGCTGCCTTTCACCCATGGCCAGACCCCCAACTACACCAG ACCCGTGTTCCTGTGCGGAGGGGATGTGACTGGGGAGTCGGGTTACGTGGCAAGTGAGGGTTTCCCCAACCTCTACCCTCCCAATAAGGAGTGCATCTGGACAATAACG GTCCCTAAGAGCCAGACTGTGTCCCTCTCCTTCCGAGTCTTTGACCTGGAGCAGCACCCCAGCTGCCGGTACGATTCTCTGGAGATCTTTGCCGGGTCTGGAACCTCGGGCCAGCAGCTCGGACGCTTCTGCGGGACCTTCCGACCCGCGCCCGTAGTCGCCTCCGGCAACCAGGTGACCCTGAGGATGAGATCTGACGAGGGCACGGGAGGACGAGGCTTCCTGCTCTGGTACAGCGGGCGGGCCACCTCCGGCACTG agcaCCAATTTTGCGGGGGGCGGCTGGAGAAGGCCCAGGGAACCCTGACCACGCCCAACTGGCCCGAGTCCGATTACCCCCCTGGCATCAGCTGTTCCTGGCACATCATCGCGCCCCCGGACCAG GTGATCGCACTGACCTTCGGCAAGTTTGACCTGGAGCCCGACTCCTACTGCCGCTACGACTCTGTCAGCGTGTTCAACGGACCCGTGAGCGACGACGCCAAGCGGCTGGGAAAGTTCTGCGGCGACACAGTCCCGGG TTCCATCACCTCCGAAGGGAACGAGCTCCTCGTCCAGTTCGTCTCGGACCTCAGCGTCACGGCCGACGGCTTCTCGGCCTCCTACAGGACCCAGCCTCGGGGCGCCACCGAAGGAGTCCCAGGGGAGGTCGGCTCGGGCCCCAAGCCCGGAGCCGGGCCCAAAGTCAAGCCTGAAGTCCCACCTGAAGAGAAATCTAAAGCCGCGCCTAAGGCAGAAGCAACTCCGGTGGGCCCGG ATGCACCCAGTGTCACCTGCCCAAAGCAGTGCCGGAGGACAGGTACCCTGCAGAGCCATTTCTGTAACAGCGACCTGG TGGTGGCAGGACTGATTAAGTCCATGGTGCGGGGCCCAGGGGAGGGTCTCACAGCAACTGTCAATGTCACTGGTGTTTACAAAACCGGAGGCCTGGACCTGCCCTCTCCACCCACGGACACCCTCCTCAAGTTTTATGTGCCCTGCAAGCAGTGCCCCCCCATGAAGAAAG GAATCAGTTACCTGCTGATGGGCCAGGTGGACAAGAACAGAGGTCCCATCCTTCCTCCAGAGAGCTTCGTGGTTCTCCACCGGCCCACCCAGCACCAGATCCTCACCAACCTCAGCAGGAAGTGCCCCTCCAAGCCTGTTTAG
- the PCOLCE gene encoding procollagen C-endopeptidase enhancer 1 isoform X3, translated as MLPAATASLLGALLTAWALLLPFTHGQTPNYTRPVFLCGGDVTGESGYVASEGFPNLYPPNKECIWTITVPKSQTVSLSFRVFDLEQHPSCRYDSLEIFAGSGTSGQQLGRFCGTFRPAPVVASGNQVTLRMRSDEGTGGRGFLLWYSGRATSGTGPPPGARRKWVTDPRVEWAAWGYWDEHQFCGGRLEKAQGTLTTPNWPESDYPPGISCSWHIIAPPDQVIALTFGKFDLEPDSYCRYDSVSVFNGPVSDDAKRLGKFCGDTVPGSITSEGNELLVQFVSDLSVTADGFSASYRTQPRGATEGVPGEVGSGPKPGAGPKVKPEVPPEEKSKAAPKAEATPVGPDAPSVTCPKQCRRTGTLQSHFCNSDLGISYLLMGQVDKNRGPILPPESFVVLHRPTQHQILTNLSRKCPSKPV; from the exons aTGCTGCCTGCTGCCACAGCCTCCCTCTTGGGGGCCCTCCTCACTGCCTGGGCTCTGCTGCTGCCTTTCACCCATGGCCAGACCCCCAACTACACCAG ACCCGTGTTCCTGTGCGGAGGGGATGTGACTGGGGAGTCGGGTTACGTGGCAAGTGAGGGTTTCCCCAACCTCTACCCTCCCAATAAGGAGTGCATCTGGACAATAACG GTCCCTAAGAGCCAGACTGTGTCCCTCTCCTTCCGAGTCTTTGACCTGGAGCAGCACCCCAGCTGCCGGTACGATTCTCTGGAGATCTTTGCCGGGTCTGGAACCTCGGGCCAGCAGCTCGGACGCTTCTGCGGGACCTTCCGACCCGCGCCCGTAGTCGCCTCCGGCAACCAGGTGACCCTGAGGATGAGATCTGACGAGGGCACGGGAGGACGAGGCTTCCTGCTCTGGTACAGCGGGCGGGCCACCTCCGGCACTG GGCCCCCCCCAGGCGCGAGGCGGAAATGGGTCACCGACCCGCGGGTGGAATGGGCGGCCTGGGGTTACTGGGACG agcaCCAATTTTGCGGGGGGCGGCTGGAGAAGGCCCAGGGAACCCTGACCACGCCCAACTGGCCCGAGTCCGATTACCCCCCTGGCATCAGCTGTTCCTGGCACATCATCGCGCCCCCGGACCAG GTGATCGCACTGACCTTCGGCAAGTTTGACCTGGAGCCCGACTCCTACTGCCGCTACGACTCTGTCAGCGTGTTCAACGGACCCGTGAGCGACGACGCCAAGCGGCTGGGAAAGTTCTGCGGCGACACAGTCCCGGG TTCCATCACCTCCGAAGGGAACGAGCTCCTCGTCCAGTTCGTCTCGGACCTCAGCGTCACGGCCGACGGCTTCTCGGCCTCCTACAGGACCCAGCCTCGGGGCGCCACCGAAGGAGTCCCAGGGGAGGTCGGCTCGGGCCCCAAGCCCGGAGCCGGGCCCAAAGTCAAGCCTGAAGTCCCACCTGAAGAGAAATCTAAAGCCGCGCCTAAGGCAGAAGCAACTCCGGTGGGCCCGG ATGCACCCAGTGTCACCTGCCCAAAGCAGTGCCGGAGGACAGGTACCCTGCAGAGCCATTTCTGTAACAGCGACCTGG GAATCAGTTACCTGCTGATGGGCCAGGTGGACAAGAACAGAGGTCCCATCCTTCCTCCAGAGAGCTTCGTGGTTCTCCACCGGCCCACCCAGCACCAGATCCTCACCAACCTCAGCAGGAAGTGCCCCTCCAAGCCTGTTTAG